Proteins encoded by one window of Luteimonas yindakuii:
- a CDS encoding contact-dependent growth inhibition system immunity protein — translation MSDYPQLENFLAAYFHQDWQTEHAKPEGVIDYYRESESPAQVEAAAEDIARLLSHDHDEATLATIARGMGCEYDPTEDGATWRAWLGRVYGLLLGNG, via the coding sequence ATGAGCGACTACCCGCAGCTCGAGAACTTCCTTGCCGCCTATTTCCACCAGGACTGGCAGACCGAACATGCCAAGCCCGAGGGCGTGATCGACTACTACCGGGAATCGGAATCGCCGGCGCAGGTGGAGGCGGCCGCCGAGGACATCGCGCGGCTGCTGTCGCACGACCATGACGAAGCGACGCTGGCCACGATCGCGCGGGGAATGGGCTGCGAGTACGACCCGACCGAGGACGGCGCGACCTGGCGCGCGTGGCTCGGGCGGGTGTACGGCCTGCTGCTCGGCAACGGCTGA
- a CDS encoding RNase A-like domain-containing protein yields MLDAINPLAQSPLHALQATKPMSALDAAASGHDLGRHLADLADSGELPAFLGQTDDAIALATQSPVFGEQLDPLLGRIQTALEDMPTRGLDAATRQTLEATIERLGEHLGTDGPDAPDGTGQVPGGGLEAHEDVGGHLIERHVGKSEQWLVDRVRRENISAASSFVDLPAAEHFVSATIGEHQDRIDAWLDGQGGNRLVVDARFDASTGISVKRGDSDATDVYSVRLVLERSDRLDIGYRIVTGYPTPP; encoded by the coding sequence ATGCTCGACGCGATCAACCCGCTGGCACAATCGCCGCTGCACGCCCTGCAGGCCACGAAGCCGATGTCCGCACTCGATGCGGCGGCCTCCGGTCACGATCTCGGTCGCCATCTCGCGGACCTCGCGGACAGCGGCGAGCTGCCCGCGTTCCTAGGCCAGACCGATGACGCCATCGCGCTTGCCACGCAATCGCCGGTGTTCGGCGAGCAGCTCGATCCGCTGCTGGGCCGCATCCAGACCGCGCTCGAGGACATGCCGACGCGCGGGCTCGACGCTGCCACGCGCCAGACACTGGAAGCCACCATCGAACGCCTGGGCGAGCACCTTGGAACCGATGGCCCGGACGCTCCCGACGGCACCGGCCAGGTGCCCGGGGGCGGGCTGGAAGCGCACGAGGACGTCGGCGGCCATCTGATCGAGCGCCATGTCGGCAAGAGCGAGCAGTGGCTGGTCGACCGCGTGCGCCGCGAGAACATCAGTGCCGCGTCCAGCTTCGTCGACCTGCCCGCCGCCGAGCACTTCGTGTCGGCGACCATCGGCGAACACCAGGATCGCATCGATGCCTGGCTCGACGGCCAGGGCGGCAACCGCCTGGTGGTGGATGCACGCTTCGATGCGAGCACCGGCATCTCGGTGAAGCGCGGCGACAGCGACGCCACCGATGTGTATTCGGTGCGGCTGGTGCTGGAGCGGTCGGACCGCCTCGACATCGGCTATAGAATCGTCACCGGTTACCCGACACCGCCCTGA